One genomic segment of Brassica napus cultivar Da-Ae chromosome A3, Da-Ae, whole genome shotgun sequence includes these proteins:
- the LOC106390448 gene encoding dihydrolipoyllysine-residue acetyltransferase component 2 of pyruvate dehydrogenase complex, mitochondrial-like — MAYASRIIIHSNKLKHVSTLLRREHSVAARGFSNSSTHPSLTAREDMLKTRLSCSPVERISKCRATTVPMPSGISTMSTKAMTGPTLFREYISSHMRSVRGFSSSSDLPPHQEIGMPSLSPTMTEGNIARWLKKEGDKVAPGEVLCEVETDKATVEMECMEEGYLAKILKEEGTKAIQVGEVIAITVEEEEDIQKFKDYTPSSGASPAAPEAKPAPSPPKEEKVEKPASAPEAETSKPSPAPSEDRIFASPLAKKLAEDNNVPLSSIKATGPEGRIVKADVEEFLASRGKETTAKPSKPTDSKVPALDYVDIPHTQIRKVTASRLAFSKRTIPHYYLTVDTCVDKMMGLRSQLNSFQEANGGKRISVNDLVIKAAALALRKVPQCNSSWTDEYIRQFSNVNINVAVQTENGLYVPVVKDADKKGLSTIGEEVRFLAQKAKENSLKPEDYEGGTFTVSNLGGPFGIKQFCAVINPPQAAILAIGSAEKRVVAGGDPDQFNVASYMSVTLSCDHRVIDGAIGAEWLKAFKGYIETPESMLL, encoded by the exons CTGAAGCATGTCTCCACTTTACTGCGGCGTGAGCATTCCGTGGCAGCCCGCGGCTTCTCCAACAGCAGTACACACCCCTCTCTCACTGCAAGAGAAG ATATGCTCAAGACTCGTCTGTCTTGTTCCCCGGTAGAGAGAATTTCGAAATGTCGTGCCACCACT GTACCAATGCCTAGTGGTATTTCAACAATGAGCACAAAAGCAATGACAGGACCAACACTTTTCAGAGAATATATAAG CTCCCACATGCGATCAGTAAGAGGATTTTCATCCAGTTCAG ATCTTCCTCCTCATCAAGAGATTGGAATGCCTTCTCTTTCGCCAACAATGACTGAG GGTAACATTGCCAGGTGGCTGAAGAAAGAAGGTGATAAAGTCGCTCCTGGTGAAGTGCTTTGTGAAGTTGAAACT GACAAAGCAACCGTTGAAATGGAATGCATGGAAGAGGGTTATCTCGCTAAGATACTAAAAGAGGAGGGGACAAAAGCAATTCAAGTTGGGGAG GTGATTGCTATCACagtggaagaggaagaagatattCAAAAGTTCAAAGATTACACCCCCTCGTCTGGTGCTAGTCCCGCTGCTCCTGAAGCAAAACCAGCTCCTTCCCCACCAAAGgaagagaaggtggagaagcCAGCCAGTGCTCCTGAAGCCGAGACTTCTAAGCCAAGCCCTGCTCCTTCAGAAGATCGTATCTTTGCTAGTCCTCTTGCGAAAAAATTGGCTGAAGATAACAAT GTTCCTTTGTCAAGCATCAAAGCCACAGGTCCTGAAGGACGGATAGTGAAGGCTGATGTGGAAGAGTTCTTAG CTTCACGCGGTAAAGAAACTACTGCCAAGCCTTCCAAGCCCACCGATTCGAAGGTTCCAGCTTTGGACTATGTTGATATCCCTCACACTCAGATACGAAAG GTCACAGCCTCGCGTTTGGCATTCTCAAAGCGAACTATTCCTCACTACTACTTGACCGTGGATACATGTGTTGACAAAATGATGGG TCTGAGGAGTCAATTGAATTCATTTCAAGAGGCTAACGGGGGGAAACGTATATCTGTAAATGATCTTGTTATTAAG GCTGCTGCATTGGCTCTACGGAAAGTTCCTCAGTGCAATAGTTCATGGACTGACGAATACATCCGCCA ATTTAGCAATGTGAACATCAATGTCGCAGTACAAACAGAAAACGGGCTTTACGTTCCTGTTGTCAAG GACGCGGACAAGAAAGGACTGTCCACAATTGGAGAAGAGGTTCGGTTCTTGGCTCAGAAGGCTAAAGAAAACAGCTTGAAGCCTGAAGATTATGAG GGAGGAACATTCACAGTTTCCAACCTGGGAGGACCTTTTGGCATCAAACAGTTCTGTGCCGTCATCAATCCACCTCAAGCTGCTATTCTAGCTATTGGCTCCG CTGAGAAGAGAGTTGTTGCTGGTGGTGACCCTGACCAGTTCAACGTCGCTTCTTACATGTCTGTAACACTTAGCTGTGACCACCGCGTAATAGATG GTGCTATTGGAGCTGAATGGTTGAAGGCATTCAAGGGCTACATCGAGACCCCAGAGTCTATGTTGCTCTAA
- the LOC106395748 gene encoding growth-regulating factor 5 isoform X2 codes for MMNLSGTSGRTIERPPFTPTQWQELEHQALIYKYMVSGVPVPPELIFSIRRSLDSSLVSRLLPHQSIGWGCYQMGLGRKPDPEPGRCRRTDGKKWRCSREAHPDSKYCEKHMHRGRNRAKKALDQNQTTAPSTSPSLSFPNKDNPISPTLSSSSSSFIDTYSRFGVGSSNTRGYFNNHSLDYPYPSSCSPKQQQTLEHASALSLHQNKSSISQFNVLASETDHKDFRHFQGIGERTFFPEASKSFQESPYHHQEALATAMNDPYHGSSSDHHHTYSSPSSSSRHRDHHQQQQHFVLGADEFNKPTRTVFSNTSRQGHQEEEEKDSPKIKKSLHHFFGEDWAQIKNTSDSWLDLSSQSRLDTGS; via the exons atgatgAACCTAAGTGGAACTAGTGGGAGAACAATAGAGAGGCCACCATTTACACCAACACAATGGCAAGAACTAGAGCATCAAGCCCTAATCTACAAGTACATGGTCTCAGGTGTTCCTGTCCCTCCTGAGCTCATCTTCTCCATTAGAAGAAGCTTGGACTCTTCCTTGGTCTCTAGACTCCTCCCTCACCAATCCA TTGGGTGGGGATGCTACCAAATGGGATTAGGGAGAAAACCAGATCCAGAACCAGGAAGATGCAGAAGAACAGATGGTAAGAAGTGGAGATGCTCAAGAGAAGCACACCCAGATTCAAAGTATTGTGAAAAACACATGCACAGAGGAAGAAACCGTGCCAAGAAAGCTCTTGATCAGAATCAGACAACTGCTCCTTCAACATCACCATCTCTTTCTTTCCCCAACAAAGACAACCCAATAAGCCccaccttgtcttcttcttcctctagtTTCATTGACACTTACAGTAGGTTTGGTGTTGGTAGTAGTAATACTAGAGGTTacttcaacaaccattctcttGATTATCCTTATCCTTCTTCTTGTTCACCTAAACAACAACAAACTCTTGAGCATGCTTCTGCTTTGTCACTTCATCAAAACAAATCATCTATTTCTCAGTTCAATGTCTTAGCTTCTGAAACTGACCACAAAGACTTCAG ACATTTTCAAGGGATTGGGGAGAGAACTTTTTTTCCGGAAGCTTCTAAAAGCTTTCAAGAGTCTCCATACCATCACCAAGAAGCGCTAGCAACAGCAATGAACGATCCCTACCATGGTAGTAGTTCTGATCATCATCACACATACTCAtccccatcatcatcatctcgaCATCGAGATCatcaccaacaacaacaacatttcGTTTTGGGGGCTGACGAGTTTAACAAGCCCACAAGAACCGTCTTCTCAAACACATCTAGACAAGGTcatcaagaagaggaggagaaagATTCACCGAAAATAAAGAAGTCTCTTCATCATTTCTTTGGTGAGGACTGGGCACAGATCAAGAACACTTCAGATTCTTGGCTTGATCTTTCTTCCCAGTCAAGACTCGACACTG GTAGCTGA
- the LOC106395748 gene encoding growth-regulating factor 5 isoform X1: MMNLSGTSGRTIERPPFTPTQWQELEHQALIYKYMVSGVPVPPELIFSIRRSLDSSLVSRLLPHQSIGWGCYQMGLGRKPDPEPGRCRRTDGKKWRCSREAHPDSKYCEKHMHRGRNRAKKALDQNQTTAPSTSPSLSFPNKDNPISPTLSSSSSSFIDTYSRFGVGSSNTRGYFNNHSLDYPYPSSCSPKQQQTLEHASALSLHQNKSSISQFNVLASETDHKDFRHFQGIGERTFFPEASKSFQESPYHHQEALATAMNDPYHGSSSDHHHTYSSPSSSSRHRDHHQQQQHFVLGADEFNKPTRTVFSNTSRQGHQEEEEKDSPKIKKSLHHFFGEDWAQIKNTSDSWLDLSSQSRLDTALISQVAE; this comes from the exons atgatgAACCTAAGTGGAACTAGTGGGAGAACAATAGAGAGGCCACCATTTACACCAACACAATGGCAAGAACTAGAGCATCAAGCCCTAATCTACAAGTACATGGTCTCAGGTGTTCCTGTCCCTCCTGAGCTCATCTTCTCCATTAGAAGAAGCTTGGACTCTTCCTTGGTCTCTAGACTCCTCCCTCACCAATCCA TTGGGTGGGGATGCTACCAAATGGGATTAGGGAGAAAACCAGATCCAGAACCAGGAAGATGCAGAAGAACAGATGGTAAGAAGTGGAGATGCTCAAGAGAAGCACACCCAGATTCAAAGTATTGTGAAAAACACATGCACAGAGGAAGAAACCGTGCCAAGAAAGCTCTTGATCAGAATCAGACAACTGCTCCTTCAACATCACCATCTCTTTCTTTCCCCAACAAAGACAACCCAATAAGCCccaccttgtcttcttcttcctctagtTTCATTGACACTTACAGTAGGTTTGGTGTTGGTAGTAGTAATACTAGAGGTTacttcaacaaccattctcttGATTATCCTTATCCTTCTTCTTGTTCACCTAAACAACAACAAACTCTTGAGCATGCTTCTGCTTTGTCACTTCATCAAAACAAATCATCTATTTCTCAGTTCAATGTCTTAGCTTCTGAAACTGACCACAAAGACTTCAG ACATTTTCAAGGGATTGGGGAGAGAACTTTTTTTCCGGAAGCTTCTAAAAGCTTTCAAGAGTCTCCATACCATCACCAAGAAGCGCTAGCAACAGCAATGAACGATCCCTACCATGGTAGTAGTTCTGATCATCATCACACATACTCAtccccatcatcatcatctcgaCATCGAGATCatcaccaacaacaacaacatttcGTTTTGGGGGCTGACGAGTTTAACAAGCCCACAAGAACCGTCTTCTCAAACACATCTAGACAAGGTcatcaagaagaggaggagaaagATTCACCGAAAATAAAGAAGTCTCTTCATCATTTCTTTGGTGAGGACTGGGCACAGATCAAGAACACTTCAGATTCTTGGCTTGATCTTTCTTCCCAGTCAAGACTCGACACTG ctTTAATTTCTCAGGTAGCTGAATAA
- the LOC106393574 gene encoding sulfated surface glycoprotein 185-like, with amino-acid sequence MEFLNLNVILLGIILSFLFVQSQQGQAQTLSPPPPLPLRNLSPPPPPPPLKQSGDSTPPRPPQANTPPPPQSSVGILTPPPPSPPPHSPPSPPPPIPKPPPPPPRALAPPPQFNRNKSRRLRPPSPPPPTPPPPRIFKQPEKSGLNTGKTVGLVFAGFAAMLQICVVAFLVFKRKQLLRMTHTY; translated from the coding sequence atggagtttttgaaTTTGAATGTTATACTTCTCGGTATCATTCTCAGCTTCCTCTTCGTCCAATCACAACAAGGTCAAGCTCAAACTCTAtcaccacctcctcctcttccgctCCGGAATCTctcgcctcctcctcctcctccgccattGAAACAATCAGGAGACAGTACGCCGCCACGTCCTCCTCAAGCTAACACGCCTCCTCCGCCTCAATCCAGCGTTGGCATTCtaactcctcctcctccatctcCTCCGCCTCATTCTCCACCTTCACCACCGCCGCCGATTCCAAAACCTCCTCCTCCGCCACCGCGTGCGCTAGCTCCTCCTCCGCAATTTAACAGAAATAAATCACGGAGGCTACGACCACCATCTCCACCTCCTCCTACTCCTCCGCCTCCACGGATCTTCAAGCAGCCGGAGAAGAGTGGATTAAACACAGGGAAGACGGTGGGTCTTGTTTTTGCTGGGTTCGCAGCGATGCTGCAGATTTGCGTTGTTGCCTTCTTGGTTTTCAAAAGAAAGCAGCTTTTAAGGATGACACATACTTACTGA